The following proteins are encoded in a genomic region of candidate division WOR-3 bacterium:
- a CDS encoding RtcB family protein, whose translation MANWNGPLERIDDTRLRIPKSYNPKMRVDGVIYADTSLLDDIKHDQAPEQVANVATLPGIVGQSMAMPDIHWGYGFPIGGVAAFETGEGVVSPGGVGYDINCGVRMLRTGLARADLTQPVLEKLVRAMYENVPSGVGSKGKIRISQAEVAFVLTRGARWAVEKGFGTDQDLEFTEEHGAMAGADLAGVSERALERGMPQLGTLGAGNHFLEIQEVAEVYDLIAARDLGVAEGQITVMIHTGSRGLGYQICDDNVKTLGAVSKKYGIELVDRQLACAPIESPEGRRYFGAMVCAANYAWANRQAIAHWVREAFSQVLGLSPGRLGMGQVYDVAHNIAKIETHPVGKACVKVCVHRKGATRAFGPAKPGSGTQCHNQTGSHALPSRYRHLGQPVLVPGDMGTNSYLLLGTEKAEAETFGSACHGAGRVWSRTRALKETEHRNVAEELRAQGITVMAASREVLREEVPDSYKDVDKVVDVCVQAGICRKVARMRPIGVVKG comes from the coding sequence ATGGCCAACTGGAACGGACCACTAGAGCGGATTGACGACACCCGGCTGAGAATCCCGAAGAGCTACAACCCGAAGATGCGGGTGGACGGCGTCATCTACGCGGATACGTCCCTGCTGGACGACATCAAGCATGACCAGGCGCCGGAGCAGGTGGCGAACGTGGCGACACTGCCCGGAATCGTCGGCCAGTCGATGGCGATGCCGGATATTCACTGGGGCTACGGCTTTCCCATCGGCGGGGTTGCCGCGTTCGAGACCGGTGAAGGCGTCGTGTCGCCGGGCGGGGTGGGCTACGATATCAACTGCGGCGTGCGGATGCTGCGGACCGGGCTCGCGCGCGCAGACCTGACTCAGCCTGTACTCGAGAAGCTGGTCCGCGCGATGTACGAGAACGTCCCGTCCGGCGTCGGTTCGAAGGGCAAGATCCGTATCTCCCAGGCCGAGGTCGCATTCGTCTTGACCCGCGGTGCGCGCTGGGCGGTGGAGAAGGGCTTTGGCACCGACCAGGACCTGGAGTTCACCGAGGAACACGGTGCGATGGCCGGGGCAGACCTGGCCGGGGTATCCGAGCGGGCGCTGGAGCGCGGGATGCCCCAACTGGGTACACTGGGCGCGGGCAACCACTTCCTGGAAATCCAGGAAGTCGCCGAAGTGTACGACCTGATAGCGGCGCGCGACCTCGGTGTTGCCGAGGGCCAGATCACGGTGATGATTCACACCGGCTCGCGCGGCCTGGGGTACCAGATATGCGACGACAACGTGAAGACCCTGGGCGCGGTCTCGAAGAAGTACGGCATCGAGCTGGTTGATCGACAGCTCGCCTGTGCGCCGATCGAGTCGCCGGAAGGGAGGCGCTACTTCGGCGCGATGGTCTGCGCGGCCAACTACGCGTGGGCGAACCGGCAGGCGATTGCCCACTGGGTGCGCGAAGCGTTCTCGCAGGTGCTCGGGCTTTCGCCCGGCCGGCTGGGAATGGGGCAGGTCTACGATGTTGCTCACAACATCGCCAAGATCGAGACCCACCCGGTCGGCAAAGCGTGTGTCAAGGTCTGCGTCCACCGGAAGGGTGCGACCCGCGCCTTTGGGCCGGCCAAGCCCGGCTCCGGTACCCAGTGCCACAACCAGACCGGCAGTCACGCCCTGCCCTCGCGCTACCGGCACCTGGGTCAACCGGTGCTGGTTCCCGGCGACATGGGAACGAATTCGTACCTGCTGCTCGGCACCGAGAAGGCCGAGGCGGAGACGTTCGGCTCGGCCTGCCACGGCGCAGGCCGGGTCTGGTCGCGCACCCGCGCGCTCAAGGAAACCGAGCACCGGAACGTGGCCGAGGAACTGCGAGCGCAGGGAATCACCGTGATGGCCGCCAGCCGCGAAGTCCTGCGCGAGGAAGTGCCGGATTCCTACAAGGACGTGGACAAGGTGGTGGACGTTTGTGTGCAGGCAGGCATCTGCCGCAAAGTGGCACGCATGAGGCCGATAGGAGTGGTCAAAGGCTGA